From one Desulfurobacterium thermolithotrophum DSM 11699 genomic stretch:
- a CDS encoding DUF3857 domain-containing protein: MRQLLTVLALFLFPLKVLADTYGAEILYDYTFVKFFPDGRKIWKEERAIKILDKRGIKDFGEIVIPFSTEHQKLKILYAYTVLPNGKIVKPDKKAFNIVYPPFVSEAPIYSDLKYQTISMPAVTKGAIIKYAFEVETVKPYMKNEFWSTNFFQDEYPIKEASFTAYIPKGKYFKYKEYNMTEKPQVKEESNYKVLSWKLRDIPPIEKEPNMPPMGELVKKVVITSLKNWNQVARWYSDLAKEAIEPDETIIKTVQEITAGKRTQEEKIRAIYNFVAQNIRYVGMEFGINGYKPHKALEILKNRYGDCKDHATLLISMLKVIGVKGYPVLIPTLSTPNMDPEVPIPTAFNHEIAAIKTENGYLFMDTTSDVTPIGYLPSGDQGRRVLIVDVEKEEGKVSETPIAPSEKNVEGFKGEFKLHPFGKLSGEFTFTYSGIYSEFERSRLLSLSPDSTKRHVEELASKVSPGFDVDSFKLSNFKNLNIPDIEVKIKGEDTTYGTLTSHLLVAKVPVPDYSRIVSLVASKKRKYPYVIGYKMTKESVVEVELPKGFELYLKPENFYFENRVGSFEIKWKMEGKTLKFHSKMILKKNVVPPEEYKDLRELFNTTVKTLRNQTIVLKRKS; this comes from the coding sequence ATGAGACAGCTTCTAACCGTCTTAGCTTTGTTTCTTTTTCCATTAAAAGTTCTTGCAGATACTTACGGAGCAGAGATTCTATACGACTATACTTTTGTTAAGTTTTTCCCCGATGGAAGAAAAATTTGGAAAGAAGAAAGAGCAATTAAAATTCTTGACAAGAGAGGAATTAAGGACTTTGGAGAAATAGTAATTCCATTTTCCACTGAACACCAAAAGCTAAAAATTCTTTATGCCTACACGGTTTTACCTAACGGTAAAATAGTAAAACCAGATAAAAAAGCTTTCAATATCGTATATCCTCCTTTTGTATCGGAAGCGCCAATTTATTCAGACCTAAAATATCAAACTATCTCAATGCCTGCAGTAACTAAGGGAGCAATAATAAAGTATGCATTCGAAGTAGAAACCGTAAAACCTTATATGAAAAATGAATTTTGGAGCACAAACTTTTTCCAGGATGAATATCCAATAAAAGAAGCTTCTTTTACAGCCTATATTCCCAAAGGTAAGTACTTTAAGTATAAAGAATATAACATGACAGAAAAACCTCAGGTTAAAGAGGAGAGTAACTATAAAGTCCTTAGTTGGAAACTTAGAGACATTCCTCCTATAGAGAAAGAACCTAATATGCCTCCAATGGGAGAACTTGTTAAAAAAGTTGTAATTACTTCCCTTAAAAACTGGAACCAAGTTGCTAGGTGGTATTCGGATCTTGCAAAGGAAGCTATTGAACCTGATGAAACAATTATAAAAACTGTACAAGAAATAACTGCTGGAAAGAGAACACAAGAGGAAAAAATAAGAGCTATCTATAATTTTGTAGCTCAAAACATAAGATACGTCGGAATGGAGTTTGGAATAAATGGTTATAAGCCACATAAAGCTTTAGAAATCTTGAAAAATAGGTATGGAGACTGTAAAGATCATGCAACACTCTTAATTTCAATGTTAAAAGTCATTGGAGTAAAGGGTTATCCTGTTTTAATCCCTACACTTAGTACTCCTAACATGGATCCTGAAGTTCCAATTCCTACAGCGTTTAATCATGAAATAGCAGCTATAAAAACTGAAAATGGTTATCTTTTCATGGATACAACCAGTGATGTTACACCTATTGGTTATCTTCCTTCTGGAGATCAAGGAAGAAGAGTTCTGATTGTAGATGTTGAAAAAGAAGAAGGAAAAGTTTCAGAAACACCTATAGCTCCTTCAGAGAAAAATGTTGAAGGCTTTAAAGGAGAGTTTAAACTTCATCCGTTTGGAAAATTAAGCGGTGAGTTCACATTTACTTATAGTGGTATTTACAGCGAATTTGAAAGAAGCAGACTTTTATCACTTTCTCCTGATTCAACAAAAAGACACGTTGAAGAATTAGCCTCAAAAGTTTCTCCAGGATTTGATGTAGACAGTTTTAAGCTATCAAACTTTAAAAACCTTAACATTCCAGACATTGAAGTAAAAATAAAAGGGGAAGATACAACTTATGGAACTTTAACTTCTCACCTTTTAGTGGCAAAAGTCCCAGTTCCTGATTACAGCAGGATTGTTTCGTTAGTGGCTTCAAAGAAGAGAAAGTATCCTTACGTTATTGGGTATAAGATGACAAAAGAATCAGTAGTGGAAGTAGAGTTACCAAAAGGTTTTGAGCTATATTTAAAACCAGAAAACTTTTATTTTGAAAATAGAGTTGGTTCTTTTGAAATAAAGTGGAAAATGGAAGGAAAAACTTTGAAGTTTCACTCAAAAATGATTTTAAAGAAGAATGTAGTACCTCCTGAAGAATACAAAGACTTAAGAGAACTTTTTAACACTACTGTAAAAACGTTAAGAAATCAAACAATTGTTCTTAAGAGGAAAAGTTAA
- the tsaD gene encoding tRNA (adenosine(37)-N6)-threonylcarbamoyltransferase complex transferase subunit TsaD — MIVLGIDTSCDDTSIAVYNGKENRMLSNIVSSQYQFHQEFGGVVPEIAARKHAENIDIVFNEALKVAGIEVSDIELVAVTRTPGLLPALLVGVTFGKGIAYWREIPLKGVHHIEAHIFSPFIGKVPEFPFLSLVVSGGHTLIVLVEGLGKYKLIGKTLDDAVGEAYDKVAKMLGLGYPGGPVIDKIYKNYDGDFIDLPKPRAPQFNFSFSGLKTAVRRLIEKGYPVEQVAASFQKTAIEYLTGKLKKAIKELKVKKVAIAGGVSANSLLRESLKIMQVEKNLNLFLPEMEFTSDNGAMVAYVGYRKFLIEGEDSLSMNAIARSSL; from the coding sequence ATGATAGTTTTAGGAATAGATACTTCTTGTGATGACACTTCCATAGCAGTTTATAATGGTAAAGAAAACAGAATGCTTTCTAATATTGTTTCTTCTCAGTATCAGTTTCATCAAGAGTTTGGAGGAGTAGTACCTGAAATTGCAGCAAGAAAACATGCAGAGAATATAGATATAGTTTTTAATGAAGCTTTAAAGGTTGCAGGTATTGAAGTTAGTGATATAGAACTTGTTGCTGTTACAAGAACTCCCGGTCTTCTTCCTGCTCTTTTAGTTGGAGTAACATTTGGAAAGGGTATTGCTTACTGGAGGGAAATTCCTTTAAAAGGAGTTCACCACATTGAGGCTCATATTTTCTCTCCTTTTATTGGTAAAGTTCCTGAGTTTCCTTTTTTATCCTTAGTTGTAAGTGGTGGACACACACTTATTGTCTTAGTTGAGGGACTTGGTAAGTATAAGCTCATTGGAAAGACTCTTGATGATGCCGTGGGGGAAGCTTACGACAAGGTAGCAAAAATGCTTGGTTTGGGATATCCGGGAGGTCCCGTAATAGATAAGATTTATAAAAACTATGATGGAGACTTTATAGATCTTCCAAAACCAAGAGCTCCACAATTTAACTTTAGCTTTAGTGGACTCAAAACAGCAGTTAGAAGACTTATAGAGAAGGGATATCCGGTTGAGCAAGTAGCTGCTTCTTTTCAGAAAACGGCAATTGAGTATCTTACAGGAAAACTGAAAAAAGCTATTAAGGAATTAAAAGTGAAAAAAGTAGCAATTGCTGGTGGTGTTTCTGCTAATTCTCTCTTAAGAGAAAGTTTAAAAATAATGCAGGTAGAGAAAAACTTAAACCTCTTCCTTCCTGAAATGGAATTTACATCTGACAATGGAGCAATGGTAGCGTATGTAGGATACAGGAAGTTTTTAATAGAAGGAGAAGATAGTTTAAGTATGAATGCCATTGCAAGAAGCTCTTTGTAA
- a CDS encoding efflux RND transporter periplasmic adaptor subunit: MKKILALVLIAIFIGGFFFIKSRKKVTLVPVQTVKVKKGDVRNVIDATGIVKPQVGGEIKVGARISGTVVKENVRVGDYVNKGDLIAIIDNRELKEELKKAKAHLEEVKKTYSEKIKIQEMRLKSALASLTAAEAKLKAEKENYELKKWEYDRQKKLFKIGYTTEQKLKQAKAEFERAQSSLKAAEESLKKANLDVKIEKRNLEELKAKYKSDLETAKAALKQAEIRYSYSYIYAPKSGIISFVSTQEGETVVAGLNAPEFVTILDPEKLENWIYVDETEIGKIKKGMDVEFTVDAYRGKIFKGKVKEIYPKPKILNNVVYYIVVARGFKDVKLLKPEMTTHNSIIASIKKNVLVVPNAAVKWKNGKYTVYKVVNGKVVETPVKVGWSDDKFTEIVEGLKEGDTVALKVTRK, from the coding sequence GTGAAAAAAATATTAGCGCTAGTCCTTATTGCTATCTTTATAGGAGGTTTTTTCTTTATTAAATCCCGCAAAAAAGTAACGCTTGTTCCAGTTCAAACAGTTAAAGTCAAAAAAGGAGATGTTAGAAATGTTATAGATGCTACTGGAATAGTAAAACCACAAGTTGGAGGAGAAATCAAAGTTGGTGCAAGAATATCTGGAACAGTTGTGAAAGAAAATGTTAGAGTTGGTGATTACGTAAATAAAGGAGATTTGATCGCAATAATTGATAACAGAGAACTAAAAGAAGAATTAAAAAAAGCTAAAGCTCACTTAGAAGAGGTAAAAAAGACCTATTCAGAAAAGATAAAGATACAAGAAATGAGATTAAAGTCAGCTCTTGCATCGCTAACAGCAGCAGAAGCTAAGCTAAAAGCTGAGAAAGAAAACTATGAACTAAAAAAGTGGGAGTACGATAGACAGAAAAAACTTTTTAAGATCGGATATACAACTGAGCAGAAGTTAAAACAGGCAAAGGCAGAGTTTGAACGGGCGCAGAGCTCTCTAAAAGCCGCAGAAGAGAGTCTAAAAAAGGCTAATCTTGATGTAAAAATTGAAAAGAGGAACCTTGAAGAACTAAAAGCAAAGTATAAATCTGATCTTGAAACTGCAAAGGCAGCTTTAAAACAGGCAGAAATCAGATATTCTTATTCATACATCTATGCTCCAAAAAGTGGAATTATCTCCTTTGTTTCTACTCAAGAAGGTGAAACTGTTGTTGCAGGACTTAACGCTCCTGAATTTGTAACAATCCTTGATCCTGAAAAACTTGAAAACTGGATATACGTTGATGAAACAGAAATTGGAAAAATTAAGAAAGGAATGGATGTTGAGTTTACAGTTGATGCTTATAGAGGCAAGATTTTTAAAGGAAAAGTAAAAGAGATATATCCAAAACCAAAGATTCTCAATAATGTTGTGTACTATATAGTTGTTGCAAGAGGTTTTAAGGATGTAAAACTTTTGAAACCTGAAATGACAACGCACAATTCAATAATAGCTAGTATTAAAAAGAATGTTCTCGTAGTTCCTAATGCTGCTGTTAAGTGGAAAAATGGAAAATACACAGTTTATAAGGTCGTAAATGGAAAGGTTGTAGAAACACCAGTAAAAGTTGGATGGAGCGATGACAAGTTTACAGAAATCGTCGAAGGTTTAAAAGAAGGAGATACTGTAGCACTAAAAGTAACAAGGAAGTAA
- a CDS encoding ABC transporter ATP-binding protein, with product MALIELKNIRKVYKQGELQTEVLKGIDLQIEKGEFVAIMGPSGSGKSTLMYILGCLDKPTSGEYYLNGKNVLELSDDELSKIRGKYIGFIFQAFYLVPYLTVLDNVILPVEYLDPAYKKKLFKNKSPEEKGKEILSKLGMKERIYFKPDQLSGGQKQRTAIARALINSPEVILADEPTGQLDSASGKAVMEIFSNLNKEGKTIIVVTHDPVTASYAKRIIKLEDGKVVQ from the coding sequence ATGGCATTAATAGAACTTAAGAACATAAGAAAAGTCTATAAACAGGGTGAGCTACAAACAGAAGTTTTAAAAGGAATAGACCTTCAAATAGAAAAGGGTGAATTTGTTGCTATAATGGGGCCTTCTGGTTCTGGAAAGTCAACACTTATGTACATATTAGGTTGTCTTGATAAGCCTACTTCAGGAGAATACTACCTTAACGGTAAGAACGTTTTAGAGCTCTCAGATGACGAACTTTCAAAAATAAGAGGTAAATATATTGGTTTTATTTTCCAAGCATTTTATTTAGTCCCTTATCTTACAGTTCTTGATAATGTAATTTTGCCTGTAGAGTATCTTGATCCGGCTTACAAGAAAAAGCTTTTCAAAAATAAATCTCCTGAAGAAAAGGGAAAAGAAATTCTTTCAAAACTTGGAATGAAAGAAAGAATCTACTTTAAGCCTGATCAGCTTTCAGGTGGCCAAAAACAAAGAACGGCCATTGCCAGAGCTTTAATAAATTCTCCGGAAGTAATTCTTGCAGACGAACCAACAGGACAGTTGGATTCAGCATCTGGAAAAGCTGTAATGGAAATATTTTCTAATCTTAACAAGGAAGGAAAAACCATAATTGTTGTTACTCATGATCCTGTTACGGCATCTTATGCAAAAAGAATTATTAAATTAGAAGATGGGAAGGTAGTTCAGTAA
- a CDS encoding ABC transporter permease, producing MMSFFVKDLILSLFYSKTRTFFALLGIVFGVSSVVLIVSAIEGSNLQANRVIKKLGPDSVLIVSGSIGSGPRGRTNNLELKDVKKISHLEGIFALTYGIVKPMMISNIQTSKFSAVFGVGKNWLLSWDYKIEMGRGFTLNDLKNLRKVAVVGHDVSDFFYPGQNPIGKIILIGKTPFKIIGVYKRKGKTPNGHNLDNRVFIPYRVFDKVVEKTFNRVSIIRFRVLDISQYEKIVKETRQILLKNHKPDDFTIITPVVVKKFLSMLSASFALFLGIASTTALVVGGFVLSSIFYINVYVRQWEIGLRRALGATKKAVLLRILFESVVISVVAAFIGSFVGYLAVHYILPLLNVPVVYPVKAFFLATIFSIIVGLLAAYFPAKKASLFEPVKALKTKV from the coding sequence ATGATGAGTTTTTTTGTTAAGGATTTAATCCTTTCTTTGTTTTACAGTAAAACGAGAACTTTCTTTGCACTACTTGGAATAGTTTTTGGAGTATCCTCTGTTGTTTTAATTGTCTCAGCTATTGAAGGAAGTAATCTTCAAGCTAACAGAGTAATTAAAAAACTTGGTCCTGATTCTGTTCTTATTGTTTCTGGTAGTATAGGGAGTGGTCCTCGAGGAAGAACTAACAACCTTGAGTTAAAAGATGTAAAGAAAATTTCACATTTAGAAGGAATATTTGCTCTAACTTATGGAATTGTTAAACCAATGATGATTTCAAATATCCAAACTTCTAAGTTTTCTGCTGTTTTTGGTGTTGGAAAAAACTGGCTTCTTTCCTGGGATTACAAAATTGAAATGGGTAGAGGTTTTACATTAAATGATTTAAAAAACCTTAGAAAAGTTGCAGTTGTAGGACACGATGTTAGCGATTTCTTCTATCCTGGACAAAATCCAATAGGAAAAATTATTCTAATTGGAAAAACACCTTTTAAGATAATTGGAGTCTATAAGAGAAAAGGAAAAACTCCTAACGGACACAACCTTGATAATAGGGTTTTCATTCCCTATAGAGTTTTTGATAAAGTAGTAGAAAAGACGTTTAACAGAGTGTCTATTATAAGATTTAGAGTTCTTGATATTTCACAGTACGAAAAAATAGTCAAAGAAACAAGACAAATCTTATTGAAAAACCACAAGCCAGATGATTTTACAATAATAACTCCTGTTGTTGTTAAGAAGTTTCTTTCAATGCTTTCTGCAAGCTTTGCTCTATTTTTGGGAATAGCTTCAACTACAGCTCTTGTAGTAGGCGGTTTTGTTCTCTCTTCTATTTTTTACATAAATGTTTATGTGAGACAGTGGGAGATTGGTCTGAGAAGAGCCTTAGGAGCAACTAAAAAAGCTGTTTTATTAAGAATTCTCTTTGAAAGTGTCGTTATATCAGTTGTTGCTGCTTTCATTGGAAGTTTCGTTGGTTATTTAGCAGTTCACTACATTTTGCCGCTTCTTAACGTTCCGGTAGTTTATCCAGTAAAAGCCTTTTTCTTAGCTACGATATTCTCAATTATCGTCGGTCTTCTTGCTGCTTATTTCCCTGCTAAAAAAGCTTCTCTCTTTGAACCTGTAAAAGCCTTAAAAACGAAGGTGTAG
- the glmM gene encoding phosphoglucosamine mutase, with protein sequence MRIPKRKLFGTDGIRGIANRYPLTPEMVQKIGVSYGVYLNSKYPGEKHTVVVGKDTRLSSDMIKSALISGLTATGVDVIDVDVVPTPALSFFIKEGNLSGGVMVSASHNPYEYNGLKFFNKEGRKFTEVEEGALELVIFNKFELPKASSDNIGRVFDGENLVEGYEKFIESAGRYLAGLKIGIDCANGATFKIAPEIFRALGAKVFVFNAEPDGLNINENCGATNPEFIASKVKELKLHIGFAYDGDGDRCIAVDENGQVVDGDQIMAIFAAHYMDKNKTVVATVMSNIGLELFLEKLGINLIRTNVGDRLVSEKMVETDSLVGGEQSGHIILRDYLETGDGLLTSVILASIVKSTRKPLSQLSSMMKKYPQKLKNLRVKEKKPIEKMEGVSKAIEEARKQLSGRGRVLVRYSGTEPLIRIMVEAESEELIEEMTELIEKALREEGIVEE encoded by the coding sequence ATGCGGATTCCAAAGAGAAAACTTTTTGGAACAGATGGTATTAGAGGAATTGCAAACAGATATCCATTAACACCAGAAATGGTTCAAAAGATAGGAGTATCTTACGGTGTTTATCTTAATTCTAAGTATCCTGGAGAAAAACACACGGTAGTTGTTGGAAAAGATACAAGACTTTCTTCGGATATGATAAAGTCTGCACTTATAAGTGGACTAACGGCAACCGGAGTGGATGTAATTGACGTTGATGTAGTTCCTACTCCTGCTCTTTCATTTTTCATCAAGGAAGGAAATTTATCCGGTGGTGTTATGGTTTCAGCTTCTCACAATCCGTATGAATATAATGGATTAAAGTTCTTTAATAAGGAAGGTAGAAAGTTTACAGAAGTAGAAGAAGGAGCTCTTGAACTTGTTATTTTTAATAAGTTTGAATTACCTAAGGCTTCTTCAGATAACATTGGAAGAGTTTTTGATGGAGAAAACTTGGTTGAAGGTTACGAAAAATTCATAGAATCTGCAGGTAGATATCTTGCAGGTCTTAAAATAGGTATAGATTGTGCAAACGGAGCAACTTTTAAAATAGCACCTGAAATATTTAGAGCTTTAGGAGCAAAGGTTTTTGTGTTCAATGCTGAGCCAGACGGCTTAAATATTAACGAAAACTGTGGTGCAACAAATCCAGAGTTCATAGCTTCAAAAGTTAAGGAACTTAAACTCCATATTGGATTTGCTTATGATGGAGATGGCGATAGATGCATTGCCGTTGATGAAAACGGTCAAGTAGTAGATGGCGATCAAATAATGGCAATTTTTGCAGCTCACTATATGGATAAAAACAAAACTGTTGTTGCAACGGTTATGAGTAATATAGGTCTTGAGCTTTTTCTTGAGAAACTTGGTATAAACCTTATTAGAACAAATGTTGGAGATAGACTTGTTTCTGAAAAGATGGTAGAAACAGATTCCCTTGTTGGAGGTGAACAATCCGGTCACATAATTTTAAGGGACTATCTTGAAACAGGAGACGGCCTTTTAACTTCTGTTATCCTTGCTTCCATTGTAAAGTCAACAAGAAAACCTCTAAGTCAACTTAGCAGCATGATGAAAAAGTATCCACAAAAACTAAAGAACCTAAGAGTGAAAGAAAAGAAGCCTATAGAGAAGATGGAAGGAGTTAGTAAAGCAATAGAAGAAGCAAGAAAACAACTTAGTGGAAGAGGAAGAGTTCTTGTAAGATATTCAGGAACAGAACCTCTTATTAGAATTATGGTTGAAGCAGAGAGTGAAGAGCTAATTGAAGAAATGACAGAGCTCATAGAAAAAGCATTAAGAGAAGAAGGTATAGTTGAAGAATAA
- a CDS encoding ABC transporter permease — protein sequence MAVRSLVAYFKENKKRMILSVIGVAIGVFSLTFMMGITGALKQQVLKALGNLGSDVIAVIPGEVKNLGGRTIQLSFYPTLTLKDAEAIKEKCPSVKAVSPYKQVSPNVHYGGKSVKADVFGVNSEYIEIAGYTPLCGRFLTKEDIEEISQVAVIGIDVAKELYNKTCPVGKVIYLFNAPYKIVGVMEKRGTDLSGENLDERVYIPITSAVKRISNVDYIDGIYVLPFSPDLIPETIKEVEGLLLKRHGKKDFTISRYEDVVNTKKQAIEIFSKLSIIVAVIAFSVGALGILAVMTLSVYERLIEIGIRRTFGATRFDIFKQFLIESTVLSLLGAFFGIVTALLVVTLISKIAGWVVYIPLKGAIISSILSILIGLLSGIYPAIRATSFEPKEVLREV from the coding sequence ATGGCTGTTAGATCTCTTGTTGCTTACTTTAAAGAAAATAAAAAGAGAATGATTTTATCTGTGATAGGAGTAGCAATAGGAGTTTTTTCTCTTACTTTCATGATGGGAATTACAGGAGCTTTGAAACAACAGGTTTTAAAAGCTCTTGGAAATCTTGGTTCAGATGTCATTGCTGTAATTCCAGGAGAAGTTAAAAACCTTGGTGGTAGAACTATTCAGCTCTCATTTTATCCAACTTTAACTTTAAAAGATGCAGAAGCAATTAAGGAAAAATGTCCTTCTGTTAAAGCAGTTTCTCCGTATAAACAGGTAAGTCCCAACGTACACTACGGTGGAAAATCGGTAAAGGCAGATGTGTTTGGAGTAAATTCTGAATATATAGAAATTGCAGGTTACACACCCTTATGTGGCAGATTCTTAACAAAAGAAGACATAGAGGAAATTTCTCAAGTAGCTGTTATAGGAATAGATGTTGCAAAAGAGCTCTACAACAAAACTTGTCCTGTTGGAAAAGTAATCTACCTTTTTAATGCTCCTTACAAAATTGTTGGAGTTATGGAAAAAAGGGGTACAGACCTAAGTGGAGAAAATCTTGACGAAAGAGTTTACATTCCAATAACTTCTGCTGTTAAGAGAATCTCAAACGTTGATTACATTGATGGAATCTATGTTCTGCCGTTTTCTCCAGATCTTATTCCTGAAACAATAAAAGAAGTAGAAGGACTTTTACTCAAGAGACATGGAAAAAAAGATTTCACAATAAGTAGATATGAAGATGTAGTAAACACAAAAAAACAGGCAATAGAAATCTTTTCAAAGCTCTCAATAATTGTTGCGGTTATAGCTTTTAGTGTGGGAGCTCTTGGAATACTGGCTGTCATGACACTCTCTGTTTATGAAAGATTAATAGAAATTGGAATCAGAAGAACCTTTGGCGCCACAAGATTTGATATTTTTAAACAATTTCTCATCGAATCAACTGTCTTGTCTTTATTAGGAGCTTTTTTTGGAATAGTTACTGCTCTTTTAGTAGTTACTCTAATATCAAAAATAGCCGGTTGGGTAGTTTACATACCTCTTAAAGGAGCAATAATATCTTCCATACTTTCCATACTTATAGGTCTTCTATCAGGAATCTATCCTGCAATCAGAGCAACCTCCTTTGAGCCGAAAGAAGTTTTGAGAGAAGTGTAA
- a CDS encoding TolC family protein, with protein MSKSIFLLFILFFFSLKNSYAVTISQLKSLIDRYSLEIGIEKTAIEKSKFLREATFRSYFPRISLTGEVDEFYPYTGFLSKSWNQQYTLGISVSANPLNLQRNVQLKVDKYSIEVNKDALEKTRLELYSQAINYLLKLKTLEKLIEIRKELLRSSKEILKISEKKYKNGLVLITDVLKSKANVEKAKTSLRNTEKEYNQTFNLLNELVNFSLKTGEKAEVELLEEVKLPKIKKLISIALLKRPEIYKLKKEIEIAKLNVEIQKKTLSPQLNFSASYTKSGTAFFPDKDNYQLSAVLSFPIFDSGVTKLKSLAVTKDLISKELSLKKQENAIKREVLNAVEAVNSAMEEVKSAKSFLNYSKEAYKRVLNEYKLGVSDIVALLQAFDNLKTAEESYINSLFNLNSAYYELKKATGELLYGGKK; from the coding sequence ATGAGTAAGTCCATATTTTTATTATTTATTTTGTTTTTCTTCTCTCTTAAAAATTCATACGCTGTGACTATTTCTCAACTAAAATCTCTTATTGATAGATATTCTCTAGAAATTGGAATAGAGAAAACTGCTATAGAAAAATCAAAATTCCTAAGAGAAGCAACTTTCCGTTCTTATTTTCCAAGAATTAGTCTAACTGGAGAAGTAGATGAGTTCTATCCTTACACAGGTTTTTTATCAAAATCTTGGAACCAGCAATATACTTTGGGAATTTCAGTAAGTGCTAATCCCTTAAATCTTCAAAGAAATGTTCAGCTAAAGGTAGATAAGTATTCTATTGAAGTTAACAAAGATGCATTAGAAAAAACAAGATTGGAGCTTTACTCTCAAGCTATTAATTATCTCCTGAAATTAAAGACCTTGGAAAAATTGATTGAAATAAGAAAAGAGCTCCTTAGAAGCAGCAAAGAGATATTAAAAATTTCCGAAAAAAAGTACAAAAATGGATTAGTTCTCATTACAGACGTTTTAAAATCAAAGGCAAATGTTGAAAAGGCAAAAACTTCTCTAAGAAATACAGAAAAAGAATATAATCAAACTTTTAACCTGTTAAATGAGCTAGTAAACTTTTCGCTAAAAACAGGAGAAAAAGCTGAAGTTGAGCTTTTAGAGGAAGTTAAGCTACCAAAAATAAAAAAACTCATTTCAATTGCTCTTTTAAAGAGACCTGAAATTTATAAGCTTAAAAAAGAGATAGAAATTGCTAAATTGAACGTCGAAATTCAAAAGAAAACACTTTCTCCACAGCTAAATTTTTCTGCGTCTTATACAAAAAGTGGAACAGCTTTTTTCCCTGATAAAGACAACTATCAACTTTCAGCAGTTTTAAGTTTTCCTATTTTTGATAGTGGAGTAACAAAACTAAAATCTCTTGCAGTTACGAAAGACTTAATTTCAAAAGAACTTAGTTTAAAAAAGCAGGAAAATGCTATTAAGAGGGAAGTTTTAAACGCTGTAGAAGCAGTAAATTCGGCTATGGAAGAGGTTAAATCTGCTAAGTCTTTCTTAAATTATTCTAAGGAAGCTTATAAAAGAGTTTTAAACGAGTACAAGTTAGGTGTTTCAGATATAGTTGCTCTTTTACAAGCTTTTGATAATTTAAAGACTGCGGAAGAAAGCTATATAAATTCTCTTTTTAACCTAAATAGTGCTTACTATGAGTTAAAAAAGGCAACTGGTGAGCTTCTTTACGGAGGTAAAAAGTGA
- a CDS encoding NgoPII family restriction endonuclease, translating into MKTIIDFIVNLSSYIKAFGYGLPSIDVSVYRSRVNSSGEALEHFVRDMFAGTYNLESESEKIKIFSEVFSYLGNQNNPPDLMIKGGDAVEVKKIESDGLRKKIPLNSSYPKNKLYRTDPRITNSCRKAEDWEEKDLIYSIGVVKRMLIHRLYMIYGDLYAADKEVYERCFNVIKKAVKHSLTDIGLEMKKTKELAKIDRVDPLGITDLRIRGMWNILSPKGTFGDINGIEEFKDENNKVLILLRKEKLQRILQETEEEILEKYFELREEGFIRERSLKVKNPANPASIIDSTLIVLKM; encoded by the coding sequence GTGAAAACGATTATTGACTTTATAGTGAATTTATCTTCTTACATTAAAGCCTTTGGTTATGGTCTTCCCTCTATTGATGTTTCGGTTTATAGAAGTAGAGTGAATAGCTCTGGAGAAGCTTTAGAGCACTTTGTAAGAGATATGTTTGCTGGAACCTATAATTTAGAGTCAGAGAGTGAAAAAATAAAGATCTTTAGTGAGGTTTTTTCTTATTTAGGGAATCAAAATAATCCTCCTGACCTGATGATTAAAGGTGGCGATGCTGTTGAAGTTAAGAAAATAGAATCGGACGGTTTGAGGAAGAAAATACCTCTTAATAGCTCTTATCCCAAGAATAAATTGTATAGGACAGATCCGAGAATAACAAATAGTTGTAGGAAGGCTGAGGATTGGGAGGAAAAAGATCTTATTTACTCCATAGGAGTAGTAAAAAGAATGCTCATTCATAGACTTTATATGATTTATGGAGATTTATATGCTGCAGATAAAGAAGTTTACGAGAGATGTTTTAACGTTATAAAGAAAGCTGTTAAGCACTCATTGACAGATATTGGGTTAGAAATGAAGAAAACGAAAGAACTGGCAAAAATAGATAGGGTAGACCCTTTAGGTATTACCGATTTAAGAATTCGCGGAATGTGGAATATCCTTTCTCCTAAGGGAACTTTTGGTGATATAAATGGGATAGAGGAATTTAAAGATGAGAATAACAAAGTTTTGATTCTTTTGAGGAAAGAAAAACTGCAAAGGATTTTACAGGAAACAGAAGAGGAGATCTTGGAAAAATATTTTGAACTGAGGGAGGAAGGGTTTATTAGGGAAAGGTCGCTAAAGGTGAAGAACCCAGCTAATCCTGCAAGTATAATAGATTCTACTCTTATTGTGTTGAAGATGTAG